In a genomic window of Diadema setosum chromosome 3, eeDiaSeto1, whole genome shotgun sequence:
- the LOC140226298 gene encoding uncharacterized protein, whose amino-acid sequence MDVAMTSAELASDAEMTSEEAFMFIREALGVASCKDKMASDPVALLNEVLYSWQENIPYQTVVSIATPKKDRHLPTLLEIKNDIMAKLGGTCYHNNIGCYMVIKALGYQVTLVPADVIRASSDHVAIIIFNLSGAGSQHMADVGAGGWPTFQLIPLDFDRESPEYHKSFLRYKFVRQDDRILRLHNAESDPVGANYFKATLKDGWYTYASIHYNMPVEVSYFDEIMEILHTQVQDDMILLRKIRCVTYPKGRFVSIFNATLLEEQENGCIKKTYLKSHDEIIAVFKRYFPQFDESVIHAAMDDELVKLDFDREEIVLACL is encoded by the coding sequence ATGGATGTTGCTATGACATCAGCTGAACTGGCATCAGATGCAGAGATGACGTCAGAGGAAGCATTTATGTTCATTCGAGAAGCATTGGGAGTGGCGTCGTGTAAAGACAAGATGGCCTCCGATCCAGTCGCTCTCTTGAATGAAGTCTTATATTCCTGGCAAGAAAATATACCATACCAGACGGTCGTCAGTATTGCTACGCCCAAGAAGGACAGACATCTTCCCACGTTGCTTGAGATCAAGAATGACATAATGGCGAAGCTTGGAGGCACTTGCTACCACAACAATATCGGCTGCTACATGGTGATCAAGGCTCTTGGTTACCAGGTAACCCTTGTCCCCGCTGACGTCATCCGTGCAAGCAGCGACCATGTGGCCATCATTATCTTCAACTTATCGGGGGCAGGCAGTCAGCACATGGCAGACGTAGGTGCCGGAGGTTGGCCGACATTCCAGCTGATCCCACTGGATTTTGATAGGGAATCTCCCGAGTACCACAAGTCCTTCTTGCGCtacaaatttgtccgacaagaTGACCGCATCTTACGCCTGCACAATGCGGAAAGTGATCCAGTGGGAGCAAATTACTTCAAGGCGACCCTAAAAGACGGATGGTACACTTACGCCTCCATCCATTACAACATGCCGGTTGAAGTGTcctattttgatgaaataatggAGATACTTCATACCCAAGTTCAAGATGATATGATACTACTGAGAAAAATACGATGTGTAACTTACCCCAAGGGACGATTTGTCTCGATATTCAATGCCACACTCTTGGAAGAGCAAGAGAATGGATGCATAAAGAAAACTTACCTCAAGTCGCATGATGAAATTATTGCCGTGTTCAAACGTTACTTTCCACAGTTTGACGAAAGTGTCATACATGCAGCGATGGATGATGAGTTGGTCAAACTAGATTTTGACCGGGAGGAAATCGTACTAGCTTGTTTATGA